From a region of the Deferribacterota bacterium genome:
- a CDS encoding FkbM family methyltransferase, with protein sequence MNDKPVNILITVDDNYIQHAAVMITSLLGKTSKYINLYLMYCELSAQNIEKFKNFIMRYKNVKTFNPIYVDLKKYLDKPPIKSYLTKTTYLRILAPYFINDNYVIYLDPDLILLDDISKILDEVIFNLETPFLYAVESCVNHKIKLGLTAEEPTFCGGIMVLNLKSMRKLNIPEKCIKFIIDNENIIVGPLDDSLNVIVKSKWKPLNPKWNVYYKMIYNFEVYTSQSICYTKQEIKNAINKPSIVHFTGPIKPWHYIDKHPYKKYYWEYLKKTPWKNYKPSDKNFKNFLKKYFIDFIKLRKSIIKFWKHYFTRKKFIRLNKLLYELGLHGIGIKNFNKDMIITGETNFIKNYFKDCDKGIVFDVGAFVGNYSKKILDITKKVEIYAFEANPKNYEKLKNNINNKRFHPYNVAVGNYNSYIDLFD encoded by the coding sequence ATGAATGATAAACCGGTAAATATACTAATAACTGTAGATGATAACTATATCCAGCATGCGGCTGTAATGATAACATCACTGCTTGGTAAGACATCTAAATATATAAACCTTTATCTAATGTATTGTGAATTATCAGCTCAAAATATAGAAAAGTTCAAAAATTTTATAATGAGATATAAGAATGTCAAAACATTTAATCCCATATATGTAGATCTTAAAAAATATCTTGATAAACCACCTATTAAATCATACTTAACAAAAACAACATACTTGCGAATATTAGCTCCATATTTTATTAATGATAACTATGTAATTTATTTGGATCCAGATTTAATATTATTAGATGATATCTCTAAAATTCTTGATGAAGTTATTTTTAATCTTGAAACGCCCTTTTTATATGCCGTTGAAAGTTGTGTTAATCATAAAATAAAGTTAGGCCTAACTGCAGAAGAACCAACTTTTTGCGGGGGCATTATGGTCTTAAACTTAAAATCAATGCGCAAACTTAATATACCGGAAAAATGTATTAAATTCATTATAGATAATGAAAATATTATAGTAGGCCCACTTGATGATTCGTTGAATGTTATAGTCAAAAGTAAATGGAAACCTCTAAATCCAAAATGGAATGTATACTATAAAATGATTTACAATTTTGAAGTATATACAAGTCAATCAATATGTTATACAAAACAAGAAATAAAAAATGCAATCAACAAACCTTCAATTGTCCATTTTACAGGCCCTATTAAACCCTGGCATTATATTGATAAACATCCCTACAAAAAATATTATTGGGAATATCTTAAAAAAACACCCTGGAAAAATTATAAACCTTCCGATAAAAATTTCAAAAATTTTCTTAAAAAATATTTTATAGATTTCATAAAATTAAGAAAATCTATAATTAAATTTTGGAAACATTATTTTACAAGAAAAAAATTTATAAGGCTAAATAAACTATTATATGAATTGGGGTTACACGGTATAGGTATTAAAAATTTTAATAAAGATATGATTATAACTGGAGAAACTAACTTTATCAAAAACTATTTTAAAGATTGTGATAAAGGTATTGTTTTCGATGTTGGTGCTTTTGTTGGTAATTATTCAAAAAAAATTTTAGATATAACAAAAAAAGTTGAGATCTATGCATTTGAGGCAAATCCTAAAAATTATGAAAAACTTAAAAATAATATTAACAATAAACGATTTCATCCATATAACGTGGCAGTGGGAAATTATAATAGTTATATTGATTTATTTGATAA